In a single window of the Subtercola sp. PAMC28395 genome:
- a CDS encoding transglutaminase family protein, with the protein MQRTVSAHIECVIDAPANLVFSIAVAAGSTVVSESVEYLYNGHPLTQIDVLDVHGTRLHEFDAQAGTLTLNYRAVVDGDAGPMPISKNDLITYLRPSRYCESDILLPTALSEFSGLKGRLLLDSVSSWVGDKLSYVPGSSLPTDGAVRTLLSRQGVCRDYAHLVVALLRALDVPARLVSVYAPGLDPMDFHAVAEAYMDGQWYVVDATALAPRQSLVRIATGRDAADTAFLSNHGGWLALTALEVTATAETLPFDDTRELVQLH; encoded by the coding sequence ATGCAGAGAACGGTCAGTGCCCACATCGAATGTGTCATCGACGCCCCCGCAAACCTCGTCTTCTCGATAGCAGTCGCCGCAGGGTCGACCGTGGTCAGTGAGTCGGTCGAGTACCTCTACAACGGGCATCCACTGACCCAGATCGACGTGCTCGACGTGCACGGAACGCGGCTGCACGAATTCGATGCGCAGGCAGGCACACTGACCCTCAACTACCGGGCTGTCGTCGACGGTGATGCAGGCCCCATGCCGATTTCGAAGAACGATCTCATCACGTACCTTCGGCCGAGTCGATACTGCGAATCAGACATTCTGCTGCCCACCGCGCTCTCAGAGTTCAGCGGTCTGAAGGGCCGGCTTCTGCTCGACAGCGTGAGTTCGTGGGTGGGCGACAAACTGAGTTACGTGCCGGGTTCGAGCCTGCCGACCGATGGCGCCGTGCGTACGCTGCTCTCACGCCAGGGGGTGTGCCGCGACTACGCGCACCTCGTGGTTGCCCTGCTGCGCGCGCTCGATGTGCCTGCGCGGCTGGTCTCGGTCTACGCACCGGGGCTCGACCCGATGGATTTCCACGCGGTGGCCGAGGCCTACATGGACGGCCAGTGGTATGTGGTCGACGCGACGGCGCTGGCACCGCGCCAGAGCCTGGTGCGCATTGCGACCGGCCGTGACGCTGCAGACACCGCCTTCCTCAGCAACCACGGGGGCTGGCTTGCCCTGACGGCGCTCGAGGTGACGGCGACCGCAGAGACGCTGCCCTTCGACGACACCCGTGAGCTCGTGCAGCTCCACTAA
- the argS gene encoding arginine--tRNA ligase, with translation MTPEDLSSALFDIVTANIERRAIEKQRVDAAAEATAENAEAPLASLPTITVADVLVERPRNRDHGDWTTNIAMKLAKSLGTNPRALAAELAPAIEAIDGIAKVDIAGPGFINITFETAAAGEIVRTILEQGDSYGHTNVLDGLSVNMEFVSANPTGPLHLGHTRWAALGDAIARVLSASGAEVTTEYYINDAGNQMDNFGASVLAAAKGQPTPEGGYPGEYIQELAAKVLAQVPDLLELPDAEAIAVARDLGYLQQLEEIKQSLENFNVHFDVFFSERTLHETDPATGTSLIEQAAVRLAQQGHVYEKDDAVWVRTTDFGDDKDRVLTRGNGIVTYFAADAAYYLNKKDRGFTEKIYLLGADHHGYVGRLKALAAAAGDDPDVNIKILIGQLVNLNGAKLSKRAGNIIELDDLLGWVGADALRYSLARFPADSPLSLDGEKLRERTNDNPVFYVQYAHSRTRSVAKNAAAAGVDRSAFEPSLLTHETETELLGSLQELPRIVSQAAELREPHRVARYLEEVAGHYHRWYASCRVLPLGDEPVTDLHRTRLWLNDATGQVIRNGLSLLGVSAPDRM, from the coding sequence GTGACTCCCGAAGACCTCTCCAGCGCTCTGTTCGACATCGTGACCGCGAACATCGAGCGACGCGCCATCGAGAAGCAGCGAGTGGATGCTGCGGCAGAGGCCACCGCCGAGAACGCCGAAGCCCCGCTCGCGTCGCTGCCCACCATCACTGTGGCCGACGTTCTCGTCGAACGCCCGCGTAACCGCGACCACGGCGACTGGACCACGAACATCGCCATGAAGCTCGCCAAGTCGCTCGGTACGAATCCGCGTGCGCTCGCAGCCGAACTCGCCCCCGCGATCGAGGCCATCGACGGCATCGCCAAGGTCGACATCGCGGGCCCCGGCTTCATCAACATCACCTTCGAGACGGCGGCCGCGGGCGAGATCGTGCGCACGATTCTCGAGCAGGGCGACAGCTACGGCCACACGAACGTGCTCGACGGCCTCAGCGTCAATATGGAGTTCGTTTCAGCCAACCCGACGGGCCCGCTGCACCTCGGGCACACCCGCTGGGCCGCTCTCGGTGACGCCATTGCCCGGGTGCTGAGCGCATCCGGTGCCGAGGTCACCACCGAGTACTACATTAATGACGCGGGCAACCAGATGGACAACTTCGGCGCCTCTGTGCTGGCCGCAGCGAAGGGCCAGCCGACGCCAGAGGGCGGTTACCCGGGGGAGTACATCCAAGAGCTGGCGGCGAAGGTGCTCGCCCAGGTTCCCGACCTCCTCGAGCTGCCCGATGCCGAGGCGATCGCCGTCGCACGCGACCTCGGCTACCTGCAGCAACTCGAAGAGATCAAGCAGTCGCTCGAGAATTTCAACGTTCACTTCGACGTCTTCTTCTCTGAGCGCACGCTGCACGAGACCGACCCCGCCACGGGCACGAGCCTCATCGAGCAGGCTGCCGTTCGCCTCGCCCAGCAGGGGCACGTCTACGAGAAAGACGATGCCGTCTGGGTGCGCACCACCGACTTCGGTGACGACAAAGACCGGGTGCTCACGCGCGGCAACGGCATCGTTACCTATTTCGCCGCCGATGCCGCCTACTACCTCAACAAGAAAGACCGCGGGTTCACCGAGAAGATCTACCTGCTCGGTGCCGACCACCACGGGTATGTCGGCCGGCTCAAGGCGCTTGCCGCCGCCGCCGGTGATGACCCCGACGTCAACATCAAGATCCTCATCGGCCAGCTGGTCAACCTCAACGGAGCGAAGCTCTCCAAACGCGCCGGCAACATCATCGAGCTCGACGACCTGCTCGGCTGGGTGGGTGCGGATGCCCTGCGGTACTCCCTGGCACGATTCCCTGCTGACTCACCGTTGTCGCTCGACGGCGAGAAGCTGCGCGAGCGCACCAATGACAACCCGGTGTTCTACGTGCAGTACGCCCACTCGCGCACCCGCTCGGTCGCCAAGAACGCCGCTGCCGCCGGGGTCGACCGCAGCGCTTTCGAGCCGTCTTTGCTCACACACGAGACCGAGACCGAGTTGCTCGGTTCACTTCAGGAGCTGCCCAGGATCGTGTCGCAGGCGGCCGAGCTTCGCGAACCGCACCGCGTGGCGCGGTATCTCGAAGAGGTTGCCGGCCACTATCACCGCTGGTACGCCTCGTGCCGCGTGCTGCCGCTCGGTGACGAACCGGTCACCGACCTGCACCGCACCCGCCTCTGGCTGAACGACGCCACCGGCCAGGTCATTCGCAACGGGCTGAGCCTGCTCGGAGTTTCTGCTCCCGACCGTATGTGA
- a CDS encoding DUF1003 domain-containing protein — protein MTTPSSRPARTATTEGFSRPDLIPRRLVANATTTRLHPAVLSEAERRAASVQLRVADAITAFAGSMKFVYLHIVVFAAWMLFFEPSPWPTLTLIVSLEAIFLSTFVMIGQNRQASFQQAKADRDYNSSEKLLEENTDLTRLVHELSKQIHAAVLAEIANPTLETKPIATTDYRSPSDRTS, from the coding sequence ATGACGACACCCAGCTCACGGCCAGCCCGCACCGCCACGACAGAGGGGTTCAGTCGGCCCGATCTCATTCCCCGCCGCCTTGTCGCGAACGCGACAACAACAAGACTGCACCCCGCAGTGCTGTCAGAAGCGGAACGACGTGCCGCGAGTGTGCAACTGCGGGTCGCCGACGCGATTACCGCATTCGCGGGATCGATGAAATTCGTCTACCTGCACATCGTCGTGTTCGCCGCGTGGATGCTCTTCTTCGAACCAAGCCCGTGGCCTACGCTGACCCTTATCGTTTCACTTGAAGCGATCTTCCTTTCCACGTTCGTGATGATCGGACAGAACCGGCAGGCATCATTCCAACAGGCCAAAGCCGACCGGGACTACAACTCATCAGAGAAACTTCTCGAAGAAAACACCGACCTCACCCGCCTTGTCCACGAACTCAGCAAGCAGATCCACGCCGCAGTGCTCGCCGAAATCGCAAACCCAACCCTCGAGACGAAACCAATCGCGACGACTGACTATCGCAGCCCCTCAGATCGGACCTCTTGA
- a CDS encoding RNA-binding S4 domain-containing protein has protein sequence MVNHAPVDDVSIGDGIIRLGQFLKFAGILDSGGDVKDAIVNGHVMVNDVVDRRRGRQLQLGDIVDFDGRRFRVCP, from the coding sequence ATGGTGAACCACGCTCCGGTCGACGACGTCTCGATCGGTGATGGGATCATCCGCCTTGGGCAGTTTCTGAAGTTTGCTGGAATTCTCGACTCTGGTGGGGACGTGAAAGACGCCATCGTGAATGGCCATGTGATGGTAAACGATGTGGTCGATCGGCGCCGAGGAAGGCAGCTCCAGCTGGGCGATATTGTCGATTTCGACGGGCGACGGTTCCGCGTCTGTCCTTGA
- a CDS encoding DUF2993 domain-containing protein — MKRRNRVIAIVVAASVILGGVVVVADFGLKAFAEGQIRTAIVKNLPSNVTGDVSVQIGGGSFLAQYASGSFSEVTLNSDNLTVNGVPLKAHVVAHDVSTDQTKPIPRASGTLTLDQEAVNSFLSIPGSSEIVLADGTVGYQGSFQLFGLTLGYDATATAQPVGGTVQLTPTGATLSAGSASLDVGGALKTIVSKPISICVAQYLPKSMQVTAITPSVGSVAVDLSATDLVLTEDALKQTGSCD, encoded by the coding sequence ATGAAGAGACGAAACAGGGTCATTGCCATCGTGGTGGCTGCATCCGTGATTCTCGGAGGAGTTGTCGTCGTGGCAGATTTCGGGCTGAAAGCCTTCGCCGAGGGCCAGATTCGCACCGCTATCGTCAAGAATCTCCCCTCGAACGTGACGGGTGACGTCTCGGTCCAGATCGGCGGAGGCTCGTTCCTCGCACAGTACGCCTCGGGGTCGTTCAGCGAGGTGACGCTCAACAGTGACAATCTCACGGTGAACGGGGTGCCGCTGAAGGCGCACGTGGTGGCCCACGACGTGTCGACCGACCAGACGAAACCGATTCCCCGGGCATCCGGCACCCTGACCCTCGACCAGGAGGCGGTCAACTCCTTCCTGAGCATTCCCGGGTCGAGTGAGATCGTGCTGGCCGACGGAACCGTCGGCTACCAGGGCTCATTCCAGCTTTTCGGCCTCACGCTCGGGTATGACGCAACGGCCACGGCACAGCCAGTGGGCGGCACGGTGCAGCTGACCCCCACCGGTGCCACGCTCTCGGCCGGTTCGGCCTCACTCGACGTCGGCGGCGCGTTGAAGACGATCGTCTCGAAGCCCATCTCGATCTGCGTGGCCCAGTACCTGCCGAAATCGATGCAGGTCACGGCGATCACTCCGTCGGTCGGCTCCGTCGCGGTCGACCTCTCGGCTACCGACCTGGTGTTGACAGAGGATGCCCTCAAGCAGACAGGCTCGTGCGACTGA